A window of Strix aluco isolate bStrAlu1 chromosome 11, bStrAlu1.hap1, whole genome shotgun sequence contains these coding sequences:
- the MKRN2OS gene encoding MKRN2 opposite strand protein isoform X2, translating into MAEAAILRVRHCGADIFCRRAPPRCPACGRPLRGAGLLAAPVRLPCPFRHGHRQPCAFLLRPSAGTFLGGYDGKSDLHVGITNSNGVVYNYNEEGIHRSESGWEQCISIPLVQPDMFGLLQQWDKLLEEFSVGEAWLPHRRQNFNKLLPEFIWILKRKLVCILATQHVLRQTRNRRILFPASLQLPVLWN; encoded by the exons ATGGCGGAGGCCGCCATCCTGCGGGTGCGGCACTGCGGCGCCGACATCTTCTGCCGCCGggcgccgccgcgctgccccgcctGCGGCCGCCCCCTGCGCGGCGCCGGGCTGCTCGCCGCCCCCGTCCGCCTGCCCTGCCCCTTCCGGCACGGCCACCGCCAGCCCTGCGCCTTCCTCCTCCGGCCCTCCGCCGGCACCTTCCTCGG AGGATACGACGGGAAATCTGACCTTCACGTTGGGATAACCAATAGTAACG GCGTGGTGTATAATTACAACGAAGAGGGCATTCACAGATCTGAATCTGGATGGGAACAGTGCATTAGTATCCCACTAGTACAGCCAGACATGTTTGGGCTTCTTCAGCAGTGGGATAAGCTTCTAGAGGAATTTTCTGTGGGAGAGGCCTGGCTTCCTCACAG GCGACAGAACTTTAATAAGCTCCTTCCTGAATTCATCTGGATATTGAAAAGGAAACTTGTTTGTATACTGGCAACTCAACATGTTCTTCGGCAGACCAGAAACAGAAGGATTCTCTTTCCTGCCTCGCTGCAACTCCCTGTTCTTTGGAACTAA
- the MKRN2OS gene encoding MKRN2 opposite strand protein isoform X1, with product MAEAAILRVRHCGADIFCRRAPPRCPACGRPLRGAGLLAAPVRLPCPFRHGHRQPCAFLLRPSAGTFLGGYDGKSDLHVGITNSNGVVYNYNEEGIHRSESGWEQCISIPLVQPDMFGLLQQWDKLLEEFSVGEAWLPHRYEEHDHNCYTYALAFINSVLTAQGKQQMSKSEFTEKFVIPQTKKASKYITLHQELTANDFYIVPLPDQEKQ from the exons ATGGCGGAGGCCGCCATCCTGCGGGTGCGGCACTGCGGCGCCGACATCTTCTGCCGCCGggcgccgccgcgctgccccgcctGCGGCCGCCCCCTGCGCGGCGCCGGGCTGCTCGCCGCCCCCGTCCGCCTGCCCTGCCCCTTCCGGCACGGCCACCGCCAGCCCTGCGCCTTCCTCCTCCGGCCCTCCGCCGGCACCTTCCTCGG AGGATACGACGGGAAATCTGACCTTCACGTTGGGATAACCAATAGTAACG GCGTGGTGTATAATTACAACGAAGAGGGCATTCACAGATCTGAATCTGGATGGGAACAGTGCATTAGTATCCCACTAGTACAGCCAGACATGTTTGGGCTTCTTCAGCAGTGGGATAAGCTTCTAGAGGAATTTTCTGTGGGAGAGGCCTGGCTTCCTCACAG GTATGAAGAACATGACCACAACTGCTACACGTACGCCCTGGCGTTCATTAACAGTGTACTGACTgcacaaggaaaacagcaaatgagtAAAAGTGAATTTACAGAGAAATTTGTGATCCCGCAGACAAAGAAAGCTTCTAAATACATTACTCTGCATCAGGAGCTAACAGCTAATGATTTCTACATTGTACCCCTTCCTGATCaagaaaaacagtga